The following are from one region of the Luteimonas sp. MC1572 genome:
- a CDS encoding ATP-binding protein, translated as MTGLSPAHDTLATPLLLAAADGVVLGGNRACAQWLGVGAKRLPGLPLAALEHGDDRLQRALHTHGPGETVRLPRMALAFPGAAAHFADAWLTAQDDGGWLLEAHPVDEFGGGDPVAALPSALSAALRGLAHELRNPLAGLKGATQLLARRVGDDADSRELVELMESEVGRLTQLIDQLLQPVPPRAHAPLNIHAVLERVLRLAENDAGWAVKLVRDYDPSLPELEGDPDRLTQAVWNLVRNAIEAGAGEVVLRTRVEHGLRIGGEPHALALRLEIVDDGRGVPEALAEQVFLPLVSGRAEGTGLGLALAQQVAREHRGSIAYRSRAGHTVFTLLLPYPPPAEAARDAAHVGEAVGSDEKEAGNDQR; from the coding sequence ATGACCGGCCTCAGCCCCGCCCACGACACCCTGGCCACCCCGCTGCTGCTGGCCGCCGCGGACGGCGTGGTGCTGGGCGGCAATCGCGCTTGCGCGCAATGGCTGGGGGTCGGCGCCAAGCGCCTGCCTGGCCTGCCGCTGGCCGCGCTGGAACACGGCGATGACCGCCTGCAACGCGCGTTGCACACGCACGGGCCGGGAGAAACCGTGCGCCTGCCGCGGATGGCACTGGCCTTTCCCGGCGCCGCGGCCCATTTCGCCGATGCCTGGTTGACGGCACAGGACGACGGCGGTTGGCTGCTGGAGGCGCATCCGGTGGACGAATTCGGCGGTGGCGACCCGGTCGCCGCCCTGCCGTCGGCGCTCTCCGCCGCGCTCCGTGGCCTGGCCCACGAGCTGCGCAACCCGCTAGCCGGGCTGAAAGGTGCGACCCAGCTGCTTGCCCGCCGCGTCGGCGACGACGCCGACTCGCGTGAACTGGTCGAACTGATGGAATCCGAAGTCGGGCGCCTGACCCAGCTCATCGACCAGCTGCTGCAGCCGGTGCCGCCCCGGGCACACGCCCCGCTCAACATCCACGCCGTGCTGGAACGCGTGCTGCGGCTGGCCGAGAACGATGCCGGCTGGGCGGTGAAGCTGGTGCGCGACTACGACCCCAGCCTGCCGGAACTCGAGGGCGACCCGGACCGGCTCACCCAGGCGGTCTGGAACCTGGTGCGCAACGCCATCGAAGCCGGCGCCGGCGAAGTGGTGCTGCGCACGCGCGTGGAGCACGGCCTGCGCATAGGAGGCGAACCGCACGCGCTGGCGCTGCGCCTGGAGATCGTCGACGACGGCCGTGGTGTGCCCGAGGCGCTGGCCGAACAGGTGTTCCTGCCGCTGGTGTCGGGCCGCGCGGAAGGCACCGGGCTCGGCCTGGCGCTCGCCCAGCAGGTCGCGCGCGAGCACCGCGGCAGCATCGCCTACCGCTCGCGCGCCGGGCATACCGTGTTCACCCTGCTGCTGCCGTATCCGCCGCCCGCGGAGGCAGCGCGTGACGCAGCCCACGTCGGCGAAGCGGTCGGGTCCGACGAAAAGGAGGCGGGCAATGACCAGCGCTGA